One genomic segment of Helianthus annuus cultivar XRQ/B chromosome 14, HanXRQr2.0-SUNRISE, whole genome shotgun sequence includes these proteins:
- the LOC110906395 gene encoding uncharacterized protein LOC110906395, whose translation MKFCKEFTRTERMKINRYHDMLKAEHREFITPSKYETLNELINWARVRGVELKRQEERGEKRQVEKGSTQGTPKKPKTHEQGKKDTTKGRFPRCKTCGKFQLGECLMGKKGCYNCGQEGHPYYNCPNPKRVCYNGNESGHVKAECPKLKQGTKKEGKKEEPYKAKGRMFQISLEDARAQPIVLSGIFMINSIPTYVLFDTGASSSFVSSEFIISPLFTIERMPIPLEVEIADCKSNLLHEICRNCKITIEDEDFDIDLIPMVLGECKVVVGMDWLSRYHAEILCESKTTHVMSPKGKRVSIYGERDVKANLCTIVEAVKYVRNGSKAFLAYVLDTKQDALKIEDTRIVNEYPDVFPDDLPGLPPKREVEFRIE comes from the coding sequence ATGAAGTTTTGTAAGGAGTTTACAAGAACGGAAAGAATGAAGATTAACCGCTATCACGACATGTTAAAAGCGGAGCATCGAGAATTCATCACCCCTTCCAAATACGAGACATTGAATGAGCTCATTAACTGGGCAAGGGTTAGGGGGGTCGAATTGAAAAGACAAGAAGAACGTGGGGAGAAAAGACAAGTCGAGAAAGGATCAACACAAGGCACACCTAAAAAGCCCAAAACACACGAACAAGGAAAGAAAGACACCACTAAAGGAAGGTTTCCTCGGTGCAAGACGTGCGGGAAATTCCAATTGGGAGAGTGCTTGATGGGGAAGAAAGGATGTTATAATTGCGGACAAGAAGGACATCCGTATTATAACTGTCCAAATCCAAAAAGGGTATGTTACAACGGTAACGAGTCGGGCCATGTGAAGGCCGAATGCCCAAAGCTCAAGCAAGGGACGAAGaaagaaggaaagaaagaagAACCCTATAAAGCTAAAGGAAGAATGTTTCAAATCTCATTAGAAGATGCGAGGGCTCAGCCAATTGTGCTGTCAGGTATATTCATGATAAACTCTATACCTACATATGtattgtttgatactggagcaaGTAGTTCGTTTGTTTCAAGTGAGTTTATAATTTCCCCTCTATTTACAATAGAAAGAATGCCTATACCATTAGAAGTAGAAATAGCCGATTGTAAGAGTAACCTTTTACACGAAATATGTAGAAATTGTAAGATCACCATAGAGGATGAGGATTTTGATATTGATCTTATTCCCATGGTTTTGGGAGAATGCAAAGTAGTGgtgggtatggattggctatcccgttatCATGCGGAAATCTTATGTGAAAGCAAAACTACTCATGTGATGTCTCCTAAAGGAAAACGGGTAAGCATTTATGGGGAAAGGGATGTAAAGGCTAATTTGTGCACCATTGTAGAAGCGGTTAAGTATGTGAGAAATGGAAGTAAGGCGTTCTTAGCTTATGTACTTGATACGAAACAAGATGCTTTAAAGATTGAAGATACGAGAATTGTGAATGAATATCCAGATGTGTTTCCTGATGATTTGCCGGGACTCCCACCCAAGCGAGAGGTTGAATTCCGAATTGAATAA